From the genome of Mycobacterium kansasii ATCC 12478:
GTTTCTTCAGATCCTTCAACGCGCCGTCGATCAACCTGCGTTCGGCTTTGCGCTTGAGCATCCCGATCATCGGGACGGCGAGGTCGACGGCGAGCTCATAGGTCACGTCAGTTCCAGAACCGTTGGGCTCCAAGATATATGAACCTTCGAGAGACTTCAGCAAGGAGCTGGATTCCAGAGTCCAGCTCAGCGACTGGCGGTCCGCCGGCCACTGGTAGGCCATGATCAAGGTGTCCCGGAAGATGGTTGCGTCCATCAACATCCGGGCCCGTTGCGGGTATCCCTCGTCGTCAGCCTCCAAGACCTCTACTTCCTTGTACTCCGAAATCCATTCCGGGTAAGCCTCGATGTCGGCGATCGCCTTCATCACCTCGCCTGGAGCCGCGTCGATGTAGATCGTCTGCCTCGTCTTGTCCGCCACCTGGCCAATCCCTTTCCCGTTTCCTCGCACTGCGCATCGATTCCTCGGGAATACCCGTCATTCGGCACAAACGCTACTCCCGATGCCCAGCTTGAGCCCCTCTCGAGCCCACTCGACCCGGTTAAACTACCGGAGAAACCCCGACGGGGCGTGCTTGTTCCAATGTGGTTTTGACCTCGAACGCCATTTTCTTCGCTGCCACCCGGCGGCGGTGCGTGATTTTGGCCAGATTCATCCGGGCCAGTTGCCAGGCCGCCGCCGCGGTCGGTTCGGCGTGCAGGAAATAGTGCAGCACCACCCCGTCCATCGACGGTTCCAGCCAGATTTCCATGGTGCCGGTCAGGGCGCCGGTAACCGCCCACCTGATGCCCTTGTCGGCTCGGTCCTCGGTGACCTCCAGCCGCAGATCAGGCCACCACCGGCGCCAATTCGACGGGTCGGCGATCGCAGCTCCCACCCGTGTGCCATCCGCGGCGACATATGTCTGGTCCGCGATCTGGATGCTGTTCATAGCCACAGCTTCACACAGCCGCGTAGCGACGGCCAACGGCACTCGGCTCGGTCCGGGAAACCACCAGAACAGCAATCACCTGGCTCCCCCTAATGCCCCAGTAGGCTGGGACGAGGGGGTCTACCCGCAAAAACATCAGTTGGAGCGAGGTCAACAAGGTGCGTCAGTACAGTGTCCCTGCCCACTTTTCCGTCGGCGAGCGCGACAACGTCGCGGCCATGGTATTCGAGCACGAGCGCGACGATCCCGGGTACGTCATCTACCAACGCCTTGTCGACGGCGCCTGGACCGACGTGACCTGCGCCGAGGCGGCGCATCAGATCCGTGGTGCGGCATCGGGTTTGATCGCGATCGGGGTACAGGCCGGTGATCGGGTGTCGATCTTTTCGGCCACCCGCTACGAGTGGGCGATCCTGGACCTGGCCATCCTGGCGGTGGGTGCGGTCACGGTGCCGATCTACGAGACGTCGTCGGCCGAGCAGGTCCGCTGGGTGCTGCAAGACTCGGGAGCCGTGCTGGCGTTCGCCGAAACCGACGCGCATGCCGCGATGGTCTCCGAGTTGGCCGGCGACCTGCACGCATTGCGCCGGGTGTTGCATATCGACGGTTCCGGCCGCAAGGCGCTCGACCAGCTCGAAGAGGAGGGCGCGTCGGTTGACCCGGCGGAACTGACCGCGCGCCTCGAGGCGATGCGGGCCGGCGACGCGGCCACCCTGATCTACACCTCGGGCACCACCGGACGGCCCAAAGGCTGTCAGCTCACCCATTCCAACCTGCTCCACGAGATCCGCGGCACCCGGGAATGCCTGCCCACGCTGTTGCGCCCGGGACAGCGGCTGCTGGTGTTCTTGCCGCTCGCCCACGTGCTGGCCCGGTCGCTGACGCTGTCGGCGTTCGCCAGCAAAGTGACCGTGGGGTTCACCAGCGATATCAGGAACCTGCTGCCGCTGTTCGCGGTGTTCAAACCCACGGTGGTGGTCTCGGTGCCCCGGGTTTTCGAGAAGGTGTACAACACCGCCGAGCAGAATGCCGTCAACGACGGCAAGGGAGCAATCTTCAAACGCGCCGCGCAGACCGCGGTCGATTGGAGCCGGGCCTGCGACGGCGGCGGCCCGGGTCTGCTGCTGCGCGCCAAACATGCCGTTTTCGACCGGCTGGTCTATCACAAATTCCGCGCGGCGCTCGGGGGTGACTGCCATGCGGCGGTCTCCGGCGGTGCGCCGCTGGGCGCGCGGCTGGGCCACTTCTACCGCGGCGTGGGCTTGACCATCTACGAGGGCTACGGTCTGACCGAGACCAGCGCGGCGATCACCGTCAACCAGGTGGGTGCCCTCAAGATCGGGACGGTGGGAAAGCTGGTGCCCGGCAACAGCTTACGCATCGCCGGCGACCAGGAGCTGTTGGTACGCGGCGGCGTGGTGTTCAGCGGCTATTGGCGCAACGAGCAGGCCACCGAGGAGGCCTTCACCGACGGCTGGTTCCGCACCGGTGATCTGGGCGCGATCGACGAGGACGGCTTCTTGAGCATCACGGGCCGCAAGAAGGAGCTCATCGTCACCGCCGGCGGTAAGAATGTCGCCCCCGCCGTGTTGGAGGACCAGCTGCGGGCACACCCGATGATCAGTCAGGCAATGGTGGTAGGAGATGCCAAGCCGTTCATCGGCGCGCTGATCACCATCGACCCGGAGGCGTTCGTCGGCTGGAAGCAGCGTAACAGCAAGCCCGCCGACGCGTCGGTGGGCGACTTGGCCATCGACCCCGACCTGGTGGCCGAAATCGATGCCGCCGTTAAACAGGCGAACCTGGCGGTGTCGCATGCCGAGTCGATCCGCAAGTTCCGCATTCTGGGTGTGGACTTCACCGAGGACACCGGCGAATTGACACCGACGATGAAGGTCAAACGCAAAGTGGTGGCCGAGAAGTTCGCCGACGAGATCGAGGCGATCTATACCAGCGGCTAGCCGCCGAGCAGGCCGGCCAGCCGGATCGCCAGTGTGTCCCAGCGCCAGTTGGCCGTTACCCATTGCCGGCCGGCAGCGCCCATGGCGGCGGCACGGTCGCGATCGGTCAGCAAGTCGGCGACGGCATCGGCCACCTCGTCCACCGAGGTGCCGTCGACGACCAACCCAGTCTTGTTGTGCCGCACGGTTTCCGGCGCTCCGCCCGACTGGCCGGCGATTACCGGCACGCCGCTTGCCGACGCCTCGAGAAACACGATCCCCAGGCCCTCCACGTCCAATCCGGCACCGCGGGTCCGGCACGGCATCGCGAACACGTCGGCTACCGCATGATGCGCCGGTAGTTCGTCGCCCGGCACGCCTCCGGTGAACGTCACATGGTCGGCCACCTGGCGGTCCTTCGCCAGCTTGCGCAGCGCCTGCAGGTAAGGGCCGCCCCCGACGATCATCAGCGCCGCCCCGTCGACGCGCCGGCGGATCGCCGGTAACGCCTTGATCAGCATGTCCTGACCTTTGCGTGGCACCAGCCGGGACACGCACACCACCACGGGCCGCTCGTCCAGCCGGTACCGCTTACGCAGTTCGGCACGTGCGGCCGGGTCCGGCCGGAACCGGTCGCTGTCCACTCCGGGCGGCAGGTATTCCAGCGCCGCGCCGGGTCCGAAGGCGGGTGCGAACCGGGCTTGGGTGTAGCGACTGACGAAGGTCACCACATCGGCGCTGTCCCCGATTCGGCGCAACACCGACCGCGCGACCGGGAGCATAGACCACCCCACTTCATGGCCGTGCGTGCTGGCCACTATCCGGGTGGCGCCGGCCCGGCGCGCACGCGGTGCCAGCAGCGCCAGCGGGGCGGCGGCGCCGAACCAGACGGTATCGATGCCGTACTCGGCGATCAGGCGGCGCATGCGGCTGTCGACGGCCGGGGCGGGCAGCATGAGCGTGCCGGGATGACGCACCACGCGATAGCCGGCTGCACAAGCCGCGTCGTCGTATGCCTGTGCCCCCTTCCATTGCGGTGCGTACACCGTCACCGAGTGCGATCCGGCTTCGACCAGCCGACCGACGAACTCTTCGAGGTAGGACTGAATGCCGCCGCGTCTGGGCGGAAAGTCGTTGGTTACCAGCAGGACCCGGCTCACCTGCGTCAGGCTAATCGGCCAGCCATCCCTGCCAGCGGGCGAGCAGCCCGGCAGGGTCGGTCGCCAGTACGGTGCGCGCGGCGGTTGCGAAGTCCGGGTGTCCGGCACCGCACGCGGCCAGGTAGAGCTCGCGCAACGCGGTCGTCCCGTAGGTCTGCGCGACGAACCTGGCAAACCACCACGCCCGGTCATATGCCAGTGAACGCCGTGGTCCCGCGGTGTCCAGGTCGCTATCTGACGGCAGCGCCAGGGGCAGCGCATCGACGGGGGCCCTGAACGCCGGTCTGGCGACGAAATCGGCCACCCCCTCGATCAGCCAGCGCGGCGCATCGAGCGCGGTGTCGACACGCGCGGCATAGTGAAAAAGCTCATGTGTCAACACAATTCGCAGCGCAGATTGGCTCATGTCGGCTGCGCCCGGCGCGAATACGATCCGTTGGCCGGCGGCGGTCCGGCGGGCGGTATCGACGTGCTCGGCGACGGTCACCGCCGCGATATCGGCCCACTGCGACGCCGGCCCGCCGCCGGCGGCAGTACGGAACTGGTCATCGGAGCCGGCCGCCACCACCGAGATCTCGTGCGGCCAATCGGTGCCCCAGAAATCCGCGACAGCGTCGATCGCGGGACCAAGGTTCGCCGCGACATGGGACAGCAGGCGCTCGCTGTCCGCGCCGCCCAGGCCGATCAGCCAGACGGTGCGACCGCCCACGACCACCGGGGTGAGGCCGGCGTCGTCGACCCGCGCCGCTGAGGGTGCCGCCCAGCCGTCGCGCACCGTAGGGGCCGGCAGAGCGGCTGCCGCAACCAGTTCGGCCACGAAGACGAAGGCCAGCGTGATCGACAGCCACCGGGGCCGGCGGCGAAGCCACGCCACGAGGTGGTCAGTAGCGACGGGCGTCGTAGATCGGACCCGAGGAGGTCATCGGCACTACCCGCACCGGTTGGCCGAAGGTGGACGAGTGGACCATCAGACCGTCGCCGATGTAGATGCCGGCATGTGAGGCGTCGGAATAAAAGGTCAGCACGTCACCGGGCTGCAGGTCCGACAGCGCCACCGGCTGACCACCATGGGCCAGCGCCTGGCTGGAGTGCGGCAGCGCGATCCCGGCTTGCTGGAACGCCCACATGACCAGTCCGGAGCAGTCGAAACCGCCGGGCCCGGCGCCACCCCATGCGTACGGAGTGCCGATCTGGGTCAAGGCCGCCTGCACCACGGTCGCCCGGTCGCCGCCACCGCCGCCGCCCGGAGCCAGGAAAGGTATATCGGACACTCCCCCGGGAGCAGGCGCCTCCCCGGGAGTAGGCGCACCCTCGGGCGGAGCGCCCGGTGGCAGTCCTTCGGGCGCCGGCCCGGGAGCGTCCGGTACCCGCGCCGGAATCGGTCCCGGGTCGGCGAGGGCGGTGCGCTGCTCCGGAGTCAGGGCCTGGTATTGCGACTTCACGACGGCGATCTGCACCTGCAGCTGGCTCTGCTTGTGCTGCAGGTTGGCCCGTACTGCCGCGGCTTGCTCCGCGGCGGACTTGGCATCGGCAGCCGACTTGGCAGAAGCCCGCTCCGCCTTGGCAGCCTGTTCTCCGGCGGCCCGGAAACCGGCCATCTGGGTGGACATTTGACGTGCCATCACCCGCTGCACCGAGAGACCGTCGATCAGCAGCTGCGGCGATTCCGCCGTCAAGATCGCATCCAAGCCGTTGGTGCGGCCACCCATGTAGGTGGCGGCCGCGACCTTGTTGACGGCGATCTGGAAGGTGGCCAGGCGCGCTTTCGCGGCGGCCAGCGCGGCCTGGTCGTCGGCGAGCTTCTTTTCCGCGGCCTGCTGCGCCGCAAGCTTCGCGTTCAGGTCGAGTTCTGCGCTGTGCATCGCCTCGGTGGTCTGTTCGGCCTGCCGCGATAGCTCGTTGAGTTTCGCCAGCGCGTCGTCGGCGGGGTCGGCCACCGCATTCGCGGCCAGGATGCCGGACAACACGGTGAAGCTCACCAACGAGCCGACTGCGGACCGCTTGATGACGCGCGCGATCGAATGCCTACAGTCGAGCCTCAAGATTTGCTTCCTTAAACTGCCATCGGCCTAGCGCCGTCGAGCTGGTTTAGGTCTCAAACAGGTTACGAAATGGTCTCGGCTTTTGTCCAAAGGGGGGAGTTAAGAAAATGGCAAGATTTCTGTCATTTTCTTGTGAGAGAGCGCGTCTTTGCGCTCCATCACCATACAGGCTCGATCAGGCGACACCCGACGCAGGACCCGGCCCTCGGCCACGCCGGATCGGGACGAGACGCAATCTCGGGGCTAACCCGGCATCGGCGAGTGCCTCGAGGGCCGCTCGTTCGTCGTGCAACAACGTGTCGGGCACCCCGAGCAACACGCTCACCACACAATCGCGGCAGGCGCGGCCCCGCACCGCGCACTCGTCACAGTCGATGACCACCTCCCCCGGTTCGGCCGTGTCGCCGGTGCATTCGCTACCGCTGTTCCATGCCATCAATCCCGGTCCTTTCGGTAAGACGCTCGATCGCAATTGGGGCTGCGCCGAAGGCTAACCGCCGGCACCGACAACTCGGCGCCGCTGAGGATCGAGCGCTGCCGACCCGTGCCCCGGCGTGGGAACCGTCGGCTGTCGGTGCCGCTGCCTAACGTCACCGCCATGGGTGCGAGCGGCGGAACTCAATTGAGTCTCGCCGGGCTCGACCCGCTCGCGTTTCCCGGCCTCGACCCGGCGGGGGCTCCAGCCGATGAGCTGCCACTACGGGAAACCACCTTCGTGGTGGTCGACCTGGAGACAACCGGTGGCCGCACCACGGGCACCGAAGCGGCCCCGCCGGACGCCATCACCGAGATCGGGGCGGTCAAGGTGCGCGGTGGGACCGTCCTCGCCGAGTTCGCCACGCTGGTGGACCCGCAGCGCAGCATCCCGCCCCAGATCGTGCAGCTGACCGGGATCACCACGGCCATGGTGCGTGACGCCCCCGTCATCAGCGCCGTCCTGCCGATGTTTTTCGAGTTCGCCGGCAACTCGGTCTTCGTCGCCCACAACGCGGGGTTCGATATCGGGTTCCTGCGGGCCGCCGCGCGGCAATGCGACATCACCTGGCCGCGGCCGAAGGTCCTGTGCACGGTCCGCCTGGCGCGGCGGGTGTTGAGCCGAGAGGAAGCGCCCAGTGTGCGGCTGGCCGAACTGGCTCGGCTGTTCTCGGTTGCCACCCAGCCCACGCACCGCGCCCTCGACGATGCCCGTGCCACCGTGGACGTCTTGCACGCCCTGATCGAGCGGGTGGGCAACCAGGGCGTGCACACGTTTGCCGACCTGCGTTCGTATCTACCCAACGTGACCCCGGCGCAGCGCCGCAAACGGGTGCTGGCCGACGGCCTGCCGCACCGGCCGGGAATCTATGTGTTCCGCGGGCCGTCGGGCGAGGTGCTCTACGTCGGCACCGCGGTCGACCTGCGCCGCCGGGTCAGCCAATACTTCAACGGCGCCGATCCCCGCGGCCGGATCAAGGAAATGGTCAACCTGGCCACCGGGGTGGACCACGTCGAGTGCGCGCACCCACTGGAAGCCGGTGTGCGTGAGCTTCGAATGCTGGCCGCACATGCGCCCCCGTACAACCGCCGGTCGAGGTTTCCCCACCGTTGGTGGTGGGTGGTTCTTAGCGAGGAAGCGTTCCCGCGCCTGGCCGTCGTTCGCGCTCCCCGGCACGGCCGGGTCATCGGCCCGTACCGGTCCCGGGCCGACGCCGCCGAGACGGCCACCCTGTTGGCTCGCTTCACCGGGATCCGAACCTGCACCAAGCGGCTGGCGCGGTCGGCTGTGCACGGCCCGGCCTGCCCCGAGCTGGAGGTGTCACCCTGTCCCGCCGCCCGCAACCTGACCGCCCAGCGGTATGCCGAAGCCGTGCAGCGCGCAACGGATTTGATCGACGGACGCGACAACACCGCGCTGGCCGCCGCGATCCACCAGGTCACCGTCCTGGCCGAGCGACATCGTTACGAGAGCGCGGCGCGGCTGCGCGACCATATCGCCACCGCGATCGAGACGCTGTGGCGTGGTCAGCGGTTGCGCGCACTGGCCGCGCTACCCGAGCTGATCGCCGCGGCGCCGGACGGCGGTGGTGGCTACCAGTTTGCTGTCATCCGCCACGGCCAACTGGCCGCCGCCGGTACCGCCCGGCGCGGGGTGCCACCGATGCCGGTGGTCGACGCCCTGCAGGCCGGTGCCCAGGCGATTATGCCGGCCGAGGCGCCACTCGGCGGCGCGCTGGTGGAGGAGACCGCGCTCATCGCCCGCTGGCTCGCGGCGCCGAGGGTGCGCATCGTGCGAGTCACCGGAATTCCCGATGCCAGCGGCGCCGCCGAAACCGCGGGCTGGGCCACCCCGTTGCGCTGCGCCGGCGCATGGGCGGCGTGGGCGGCATCAGCCCGTTCGGCGCGGCTGGCGGTCGAGCAGGCACCCGGCCCGATGGGGCGGCACTTCCCTCAGCAGGACCCGCCGCACCGCCAGGCCGGCAGCTCAGAGCTGCTGGCTGAACCGCACCCATCGCGCGAGCAACTGTTCGGCCGCGCCGCTGTCGATCGCCGCGCTGGCCCGCTGCAAGCCGTCCTCCCACGCGGGCAGCCATTCAGCCCGGCCGGATAGCCCGGCATGGGCGACGATCGCGCCGGCGGCGTTGAGCACCACCGCGTCTCGGATCGGGCCCTGTGCCCCGCCCAGGACGGCGCGGGCTTCGGCCGCATTGGCCTGCGCGTCACCGCCCAGCAGCTCGTCGAGCTCGGCACGTGCGAAGCCGAATCCCGCGGGATCGAAAGTCAGTTTGTCGACGGTGCCCGCCTGCACCCGCCAGATCGTGCTGGTGGTCGTCGTGGTCAGCTCGTCGAGCCCGTCGTCGCCGTGCACCACCAGCACGCTGGACCGGCGCGTGGCAAAGACCCCGGCCATCACCTCGGCGAGGTCAGCGAACGCGCAGCCGATCAACCCCGCCCGCGGCCGGGCCGGATTCGTCAGCGGCCCAAGCAGATTGAACACCGTGGGCACGCCGATCTCGCGGCGCACCACCGAGGCGTGCCGGTACGACGGATGGAATTGCGGCGCGAAGCAAAAACCAATCCCGACTTCCTCGAGGCTGCGCACCACCTGATCGGCATCCAGGTCGATGCGCACCCCGAGCGCTTCCAAGGTGTCGGCTCCCCCCGACAACGACGATGCCGCCCGGTTGCCGTGTTTGACCACGGGCACACCGGCGGCGGCCACCACGATGGCCGCCATCGTGGACAGGTTGACCGTATTGATCCCGTCGCCACCGGTACCGACGACATCGACGGCGTCATCCGGAACGGCGTGGGCCGGCATCGGGCGCGCGTGGTCGAGCATCACGCCGGCCAATTCGGCGACTTCCTCCGCGGTGGGCACCTTCATCGTCATCGCCACCGCGAACGCGGCGATCTGCGCCGGCCGCGCCGCGCCGGTCATGATCTGATCCATGGCCCAGGCCGCCTGGCCCCGCGCCAAGTTGCTCCCGCCAGTCAAGCGACCCAGAACCTGTGGCCATGAGGTCACCGAAGAGGTCACCGGAGCCGCTGCCACCGGGGGCCGACCACAGGGGGATCCTTCACCTGACCGAGCCACGCGCCGATGGTCGCATGCCGGCCGGCCGCCGCCCAACGCGCGGCCGGCAAGGCCGGGCACGCGGCGGCACGCGGCTGTGAAACGACGCGCGGAAAACGAATTTGTGCCCCGGGTAGAGTTCGACAACTACAAAGCGTCATACTTGCGGATGTGACGAGTGCTGTAGGGACCTCGGGTACTGCCATCACGTCGCGCGTGCATTCGCTGAACAGACCGAACATGGTCAGTGTCGGCACCATAGTGTGGCTTTCCAGTGAGTTGATGTTCTTTGCTGGCCTGTTCGCTATGTACTTCACCGCGCGCGCTCAGTCCGGTGGGAAGTGGCCGCCACCGCCGACCGAGCTCAATCTCTATCAGGCGGTGCCGGTGACGCTGGTGTTGATCGCGTCGTCGTTCACCTGCCAGATGGGAGTGTTCGCCGC
Proteins encoded in this window:
- a CDS encoding SRPBCC family protein, whose protein sequence is MADKTRQTIYIDAAPGEVMKAIADIEAYPEWISEYKEVEVLEADDEGYPQRARMLMDATIFRDTLIMAYQWPADRQSLSWTLESSSLLKSLEGSYILEPNGSGTDVTYELAVDLAVPMIGMLKRKAERRLIDGALKDLKKRVEAE
- a CDS encoding AMP-dependent synthetase/ligase, with translation MRQYSVPAHFSVGERDNVAAMVFEHERDDPGYVIYQRLVDGAWTDVTCAEAAHQIRGAASGLIAIGVQAGDRVSIFSATRYEWAILDLAILAVGAVTVPIYETSSAEQVRWVLQDSGAVLAFAETDAHAAMVSELAGDLHALRRVLHIDGSGRKALDQLEEEGASVDPAELTARLEAMRAGDAATLIYTSGTTGRPKGCQLTHSNLLHEIRGTRECLPTLLRPGQRLLVFLPLAHVLARSLTLSAFASKVTVGFTSDIRNLLPLFAVFKPTVVVSVPRVFEKVYNTAEQNAVNDGKGAIFKRAAQTAVDWSRACDGGGPGLLLRAKHAVFDRLVYHKFRAALGGDCHAAVSGGAPLGARLGHFYRGVGLTIYEGYGLTETSAAITVNQVGALKIGTVGKLVPGNSLRIAGDQELLVRGGVVFSGYWRNEQATEEAFTDGWFRTGDLGAIDEDGFLSITGRKKELIVTAGGKNVAPAVLEDQLRAHPMISQAMVVGDAKPFIGALITIDPEAFVGWKQRNSKPADASVGDLAIDPDLVAEIDAAVKQANLAVSHAESIRKFRILGVDFTEDTGELTPTMKVKRKVVAEKFADEIEAIYTSG
- the pimB gene encoding GDP-mannose-dependent alpha-(1-6)-phosphatidylinositol monomannoside mannosyltransferase, coding for MSRVLLVTNDFPPRRGGIQSYLEEFVGRLVEAGSHSVTVYAPQWKGAQAYDDAACAAGYRVVRHPGTLMLPAPAVDSRMRRLIAEYGIDTVWFGAAAPLALLAPRARRAGATRIVASTHGHEVGWSMLPVARSVLRRIGDSADVVTFVSRYTQARFAPAFGPGAALEYLPPGVDSDRFRPDPAARAELRKRYRLDERPVVVCVSRLVPRKGQDMLIKALPAIRRRVDGAALMIVGGGPYLQALRKLAKDRQVADHVTFTGGVPGDELPAHHAVADVFAMPCRTRGAGLDVEGLGIVFLEASASGVPVIAGQSGGAPETVRHNKTGLVVDGTSVDEVADAVADLLTDRDRAAAMGAAGRQWVTANWRWDTLAIRLAGLLGG
- the ripC gene encoding peptidoglycan hydrolase RipC, with the translated sequence MRLDCRHSIARVIKRSAVGSLVSFTVLSGILAANAVADPADDALAKLNELSRQAEQTTEAMHSAELDLNAKLAAQQAAEKKLADDQAALAAAKARLATFQIAVNKVAAATYMGGRTNGLDAILTAESPQLLIDGLSVQRVMARQMSTQMAGFRAAGEQAAKAERASAKSAADAKSAAEQAAAVRANLQHKQSQLQVQIAVVKSQYQALTPEQRTALADPGPIPARVPDAPGPAPEGLPPGAPPEGAPTPGEAPAPGGVSDIPFLAPGGGGGGDRATVVQAALTQIGTPYAWGGAGPGGFDCSGLVMWAFQQAGIALPHSSQALAHGGQPVALSDLQPGDVLTFYSDASHAGIYIGDGLMVHSSTFGQPVRVVPMTSSGPIYDARRY
- the trpD gene encoding anthranilate phosphoribosyltransferase; protein product: MARSGEGSPCGRPPVAAAPVTSSVTSWPQVLGRLTGGSNLARGQAAWAMDQIMTGAARPAQIAAFAVAMTMKVPTAEEVAELAGVMLDHARPMPAHAVPDDAVDVVGTGGDGINTVNLSTMAAIVVAAAGVPVVKHGNRAASSLSGGADTLEALGVRIDLDADQVVRSLEEVGIGFCFAPQFHPSYRHASVVRREIGVPTVFNLLGPLTNPARPRAGLIGCAFADLAEVMAGVFATRRSSVLVVHGDDGLDELTTTTTSTIWRVQAGTVDKLTFDPAGFGFARAELDELLGGDAQANAAEARAVLGGAQGPIRDAVVLNAAGAIVAHAGLSGRAEWLPAWEDGLQRASAAIDSGAAEQLLARWVRFSQQL